One Candidatus Methylomirabilota bacterium genomic window carries:
- a CDS encoding MFS transporter: MKDGRAGRYTHAAVDASRRRVGSVVVAVLVGVLLAALDATVVGTAMPTIIATLGGVALYPWVFAAYLLASTAVMPVFGGLSDRLGRRTPFVAAVAIFSAGSLLAGAAPTMLALIAGRGLQGIGAGGIFSLAIIIVGDLFPGARHGRMLGLLSAVWGVAAITGPILGGLIVDQWGWRWVFYLNLPFSAAVILLILLGFRETAPAGFAQGRRRLDLAGAALFLVGVTAVLLVFLQPRGGAGAGLLGPGRLMAAVVGLGALAAFVRVERTSDDPLVALALFREAPFAVGCLAGFFAGAAMFGAILHLPLLVQWGHGTDATTAGLSLMATSGGWALGSFAGGQLVNRFGFRRIAVSGMAVMTAGYLALAWRPHGTLRFLIAVAGVLGIGMGLVTITLIVAVQSLIRLEQRGIATSAMLFFRNIGGTVGVAAMGGMLTARLGVQVGEGAGALPPALAAAFVVEMGAVLWLGVGSALLGLAATCFLPPATPLSRRPGGAMG; encoded by the coding sequence TTGAAGGACGGCCGGGCCGGCCGCTATACTCACGCCGCCGTGGATGCGTCTCGCCGCCGCGTCGGGTCCGTCGTGGTGGCCGTGCTGGTCGGAGTCCTGCTGGCGGCGCTCGACGCCACCGTCGTCGGCACCGCGATGCCGACCATCATCGCCACCCTGGGCGGGGTGGCCCTGTACCCGTGGGTGTTCGCCGCGTACCTCTTGGCCTCCACGGCCGTGATGCCGGTCTTCGGCGGGCTGTCGGACCGTCTCGGGCGGCGGACGCCCTTCGTGGCGGCCGTCGCGATCTTCAGCGCCGGCTCGTTGCTGGCGGGTGCCGCTCCCACCATGCTGGCGCTCATCGCGGGACGCGGCCTGCAGGGGATCGGCGCCGGCGGGATCTTCTCGCTCGCGATCATCATCGTCGGGGATCTCTTCCCTGGCGCCCGACACGGCCGCATGCTGGGGCTCCTCTCGGCCGTCTGGGGTGTGGCGGCCATCACCGGCCCCATTCTGGGCGGCCTGATCGTCGACCAGTGGGGCTGGCGCTGGGTCTTCTACCTGAACCTGCCCTTCAGCGCGGCCGTGATCCTGCTCATCCTGCTCGGCTTCCGGGAGACCGCGCCGGCCGGCTTCGCCCAGGGGAGGAGGCGGCTCGACCTGGCGGGAGCCGCGCTCTTCCTCGTCGGGGTGACGGCCGTCCTGCTGGTCTTCCTCCAGCCCCGGGGCGGCGCGGGCGCCGGCCTCCTCGGCCCCGGGCGACTGATGGCGGCGGTCGTGGGGCTGGGGGCCTTGGCGGCGTTCGTCCGGGTCGAGCGGACGTCGGACGATCCGCTGGTGGCCCTCGCGCTGTTCCGCGAGGCGCCCTTCGCGGTCGGCTGCCTGGCCGGGTTCTTCGCGGGGGCGGCGATGTTCGGGGCGATCCTGCACCTCCCGCTCCTCGTCCAGTGGGGGCACGGGACGGATGCCACGACCGCCGGGCTCTCGCTGATGGCTACCAGCGGCGGCTGGGCCCTCGGCAGCTTCGCCGGTGGCCAGCTCGTGAACCGCTTCGGCTTCCGTCGGATCGCCGTCTCCGGAATGGCGGTGATGACGGCGGGCTACCTGGCCCTGGCCTGGCGGCCGCACGGGACGTTGAGGTTCCTGATAGCCGTGGCCGGCGTCCTCGGCATCGGGATGGGACTCGTCACGATCACCCTCATCGTGGCCGTCCAGAGCCTGATCCGGCTGGAGCAGCGCGGCATCGCGACCTCCGCGATGCTCTTCTTCCGGAACATCGGGGGCACGGTCGGCGTGGCGGCGATGGGCGGCATGCTGACGGCGCGGCTGGGGGTGCAGGTGGGCGAAGGCGCCGGGGCGCTCCCGCCGGCGCTGGCCGCCGCCTTCGTGGTCGAGATGGGCGCCGTGCTCTGGCTCGGCGTGGGCTCGGCGCTGCTCGGCCTCGCGGCGACGTGCTTCCTCCCGCCGGCCACGCCGCTCTCGAGGAGGCCCGGGGGGGCGATGGGATGA
- a CDS encoding type II toxin-antitoxin system prevent-host-death family antitoxin, producing the protein MKVANTVDLKNRTNELLRQVMKGESVIITYRGKPAASITPLSEEDLEDFILEHSPKIRRMIAEAEADRKAGRVIPLEAYLAKQRAR; encoded by the coding sequence GTGAAAGTCGCGAACACGGTCGACTTGAAGAACCGGACCAACGAGTTGCTGCGGCAGGTCATGAAGGGTGAGTCGGTCATCATCACCTATCGCGGTAAGCCGGCGGCGTCCATCACGCCCCTGTCCGAGGAGGATCTCGAGGACTTCATCCTCGAGCACAGCCCAAAGATCCGGAGGATGATCGCCGAGGCTGAGGCGGACCGGAAGGCCGGCCGCGTCATCCCGCTGGAAGCGTATCTGGCCAAGCAGCGGGCCCGTTGA
- a CDS encoding type II toxin-antitoxin system RelE/ParE family toxin has protein sequence MTPFQVQLTRAAVRDLDALPPADRDRITGDVVALAENAIGRPPRIRRLRGLAFPVYRLRSGDHRVLYRVDGPVVTVMRVVDRRDLDRAIRSLGLVRPERGERPR, from the coding sequence TTGACGCCCTTCCAGGTCCAGCTGACTCGGGCGGCGGTACGGGACCTGGACGCTCTCCCTCCTGCCGATCGGGACCGGATCACCGGTGACGTCGTCGCCCTGGCCGAAAACGCGATCGGACGACCTCCTCGCATCAGGCGGCTCAGGGGGCTCGCGTTTCCTGTCTATCGGCTCCGCTCCGGTGACCACCGGGTTCTGTACCGGGTCGACGGGCCGGTGGTGACGGTGATGCGGGTGGTGGACCGGCGAGACCTCGATCGGGCCATACGGTCGCTCGGGCTGGTGCGACCGGAGCGCGGCGAGCGACCCCGATGA